One Papaver somniferum cultivar HN1 chromosome 10, ASM357369v1, whole genome shotgun sequence genomic window carries:
- the LOC113316913 gene encoding putative F-box protein At2g02030: protein MYSRSTMAYSSPLGLGAQLIGGRRRRRPHSKKKVVKGNNLSSNISRFQTHGHSQKKKNELEVDIKTATSRFQLKPHGHSQKKKNELDVDIKTASSSFQLKPHGQKRKQQFQAEIKEKKGRGNGCVNFSSTSIFNFNDNQEDVIAREILSWLPVKCLIRFKSVCKYWFSVIEEDVGFISLHLERSRARPCLLVANLIDNRSKYEFMTASLVFGDEGAILAAKFHTIREIEFGGPDLMLKPVFGLIGFFGERRDDPGVCIFNLSTRKMTPWVVSNLLRDVRRKDLEASNKIAMATCTLGYDPISKEHKVVGIWRSSQPSYVVCEVLTVGDNEWRRIDEVPPHDIELHRSSVYINGSIYYTTKFLGMFEAGEKEKKFIVGFDVGSEKFRAIRVPSYIFEQPENYNFRFYHIMLLELNGRLGLFSILEKSGYTPKLWVLSEDRNRKNSRNSWTEVSIQLPYTLGGGRCDFACDPVPGTDQLILTSYLKTSGGKISESTCHSYNWKKKTSNAIDFSGISSAPRFSSASTVGSFFESLFPIQKGSYRGSGVDELIVEDSSWKR from the exons ATGTATTCAAGATCAACAATGGCTTACTCGTCTCCACTGGGTTTA GGAGCACAACTAATTGGTGGTAGGCGTCGCCGACGTCCACACAgcaagaagaaggttgtgaaagGAAACAACTTATCTAGTAATATCTCTAGGTTTCAAACTCATGGTCATAGTCAGAAAAAGAAGAATGAATTGGAGGTTGATATTAAAACAGCTACTTCTAGGTTTCAATTGAAACCCCATGGTCATAGTCAGAAAAAGAAGAATGAATTGGACGTCGATATTAAAACAGCTAGTTCTAGTTTTCAATTGAAACCCCATGGTCAGAAAAGGAAGCAGCAATTTCAAGCTGAGATTAAGGAGAAGAAGGGCAGAGGTAATGGTTGTGTCAACTTCAGTAGTACTAGTATTTTCAATTTCAATGATAATCAAGAAGATGTTATAGCACGGGAAATTCTCAGTTGGTTACCGGTGAAGTGCTTGATAAGATTTAAATCTGTATGCAAATATTGGTTTTCAGTAATTGAAGAAGATGTTGGATTTATAAGTCTACACCTTGAGCGGTCTAGAGCACGACCATGCCTTCTCGTTGCTAATTTAATTGATAATCGTTCTAAATATGAATTTATGACTGCCAGTCTAGTATTTGGGGATGAAGGAGCTATATTGGCAGCAAAATTTCACACAATAAGAGAGATTGAATTTGGTGGTCCTGATTTAATGTTAAAGCCAGTATTTGGGTTAATTGGGTTCTTTGGTGAAAGAAGAGATGACCCCGGTGTTTGCATTTttaacttaagtacccggaaaaTGACACCTTGGGTTGTAAGCAACTTGTTAAGAGATGTGCGTAGAAAAGACCTTGAAGCGTCTAATAAAATTGCAATGGCTACATGCACATTAGGATATGATCCCATCTCTAAAGAGCATAAAGTGGTTGGTATATGGAGGTCTTCGCAACCTTCTTATGTAGTTTGTGAGGTGTTGACAGTTGGAGATAATGAATGGAGACGGATTGATGAGGTACCACCACATGATATAGAATTACACAGATCTTCAGTTTATATAAATGGTTCTATTTATTATACCACTAAGTTTCTTGGAATGTTTGAAGCCGGTGAAAAAGAGAAAAAGTTCATAGTGGGATTTGATGTTGGAAGTGAGAAGTTTAGAGCAATTAGGGTCCCTAGCTACATCTTTGAACAACCTGAAAATTACAATTTTCGTTTCTACCATATCATGCTGTTAGAATTAAATGGACGCTTAGGTTTATTTAGTATACTTGAAAAGAGTGGTTACACACCTAAGTTATGGGTATTGAGTGAAGATAGAAACAGGAAAAACTCAAGAAATTCTTGGACTGAGGTTTCCATTCAGCTACCCTACACTTTGGGAGGAGGTCGCTGTGATTTTGCTTGTGATCCAGTTCCAGGGACAGATCAATTAATCTTAACCTCTTATTTGAAAACATCTGGCGGTAAGATATCTGAATCTACATGCCATTCGTATAATTGGAAAAAGAAGACGTCCAATGCAATTGATTTCAGTGGGATTTCCTCAGCTCCTCGTTTTTCCTCCGCATCAACGGTTGGATCTTTCTTTGAGAGCCTCTTTCCCATCCAAAAGGGCAG CTATAGAGGTTCGGGAGTTGATGAGCTGATTGTTGAAGACTCCTCCTGGAAGAGATAA